The following proteins are co-located in the Chryseobacterium sp. LJ668 genome:
- a CDS encoding gliding motility lipoprotein GldH, whose protein sequence is MMNPINNKWGKKAEQKFKLEVTDPQNPKNIIFVVRNNNEYPYSNIRFIVNFKSPKSKISQTDTLNYILAKPNGEWLGTGFGETKETLFQYKTNFKFPEKGTYEVGILQAMRNDNLKGIEDIGIKVETAKP, encoded by the coding sequence ATGATGAATCCTATTAATAATAAATGGGGTAAAAAAGCCGAACAGAAATTTAAGCTTGAGGTTACAGATCCGCAAAATCCCAAAAATATTATATTTGTGGTAAGAAATAATAACGAATATCCTTACAGCAATATAAGATTTATTGTTAATTTTAAAAGTCCTAAAAGCAAAATATCTCAAACGGACACGCTGAACTATATTTTAGCAAAACCAAACGGAGAGTGGCTGGGAACAGGATTTGGAGAAACGAAGGAAACGTTATTTCAATATAAAACAAACTTTAAATTTCCTGAGAAAGGAACCTATGAAGTGGGCATATTGCAGGCAATGAGAAATGACAACCTAAAAGGAATTGAAGATATAGGTATAAAAGTAGAAACGGCTAAACCGTAA